One genomic window of Streptomyces sp. WP-1 includes the following:
- a CDS encoding esterase family protein — protein sequence MGLTSNKVLLLAIVFAVALFAGTVWLWPRLARQHWRTIGGRVGLLLATQVAVFASVGLAANQAFGFYATWADLFGQEDGQGVVVDHIADGAGSPIRVVSASRVPGVSSGVPQVAGQVQKIDILGRTTKIAAPAFVYLPPEYFRPGQRDRRFPVAVVLTGYPGTAQALVDKLNYPSTAQRLVKGGKMQPMILVMLRPSVAPPRDTECVDVPRGPQTETFFAKDLRESVMSRYRVDPTPASWGIIGDSTGGYCALKIAMHHPKSYGAAVGLSPYYKAPIDPTTGDLFHGDENLRNRANLFWMLKHQAAPETSLLVTSSKIGEHNYKDTLRFIKNVQDTNVTRISSIILPSGGHNFNTWRREIPAALQWLGARLVSH from the coding sequence ATGGGTCTCACGAGCAACAAGGTGCTGCTGCTGGCGATCGTGTTCGCCGTGGCGCTGTTCGCGGGCACGGTGTGGCTGTGGCCGCGCCTGGCACGGCAGCACTGGCGGACCATCGGCGGCCGGGTCGGGCTGCTGCTCGCCACCCAGGTCGCGGTGTTCGCCTCGGTGGGCCTCGCCGCCAACCAGGCCTTCGGCTTCTACGCGACCTGGGCGGACCTGTTCGGGCAGGAGGACGGCCAGGGCGTGGTCGTCGACCACATAGCGGACGGCGCCGGCAGCCCGATCCGGGTGGTCTCCGCCTCGCGGGTGCCCGGGGTGAGCAGCGGGGTGCCGCAGGTGGCCGGGCAGGTGCAGAAGATCGACATCCTGGGCCGTACGACGAAGATCGCCGCGCCGGCGTTCGTGTACCTGCCGCCGGAGTACTTCCGGCCGGGCCAGCGCGACCGCAGGTTCCCGGTCGCGGTCGTGCTGACCGGCTACCCCGGCACCGCGCAGGCGCTGGTGGACAAGCTGAACTACCCGAGCACGGCCCAGCGCCTCGTCAAGGGCGGCAAGATGCAGCCGATGATCCTGGTGATGCTGCGCCCGTCCGTGGCGCCGCCGCGGGACACCGAGTGCGTGGACGTGCCGCGGGGCCCGCAGACGGAGACGTTCTTCGCCAAGGACCTGCGCGAGTCGGTGATGAGCCGTTACCGGGTGGACCCCACGCCCGCGAGCTGGGGCATCATCGGCGACTCCACCGGCGGGTACTGCGCGCTGAAGATCGCCATGCACCACCCGAAGTCGTACGGCGCCGCCGTGGGCCTGTCGCCGTACTACAAGGCGCCGATCGACCCGACCACCGGTGACCTGTTCCACGGTGACGAGAACCTGCGCAATCGTGCCAACCTCTTCTGGATGCTCAAGCACCAGGCGGCCCCCGAAACGTCACTGCTCGTCACCAGCAGCAAGATCGGCGAGCACAACTACAAGGACACGCTCCGGTTCATCAAGAACGTCCAGGACACCAACGTGACCAGGATTTCTTCGATCATCCTTCCGAGCGGCGGGCACAACTTCAACACCTGGCGCCGGGAGATCCCGGCGGCCCTCCAGTGGCTCGGCGCCCGGCTCGTCTCCCACTGA
- a CDS encoding phosphatidylglycerol lysyltransferase domain-containing protein — translation MSGGVPSRSSRARRILRGPRPEAVPGLVGRAVALVGLLDIAAGVFPRFRHSRMHAIAEVLPGSFGPFAAALSLSAGVLLLLLAHGLRRRKRRAWRAAVALLPAGAVAQLAYRHSLIGLLITILLLVPLVWHRREFAALPDPRSRWRALANFVLMSAGSLVLGMVIVSVHPHRTVGDPSLAARLTHVVYGLVGFEGPVDYQGATSWTVAFSLGALGWLTAVTTIYLAFRPEHPAAHLTEDDEVKLRELLVKHGRRDSLGHFALRRDKAVVFSPSGKAAVTYRVISGVMLASGDPIGDVEAWPGAIERFMDEAKAHSWTPAVVGCSETGGEVWTRETGLDALELGDEAVVDVADFSLAGRAMRNVRQMVKRIERAGYETRVRRIHDLGDAELERVRRAAEDWRGTDTERGFSMALGRIGDPSDGDCLIATAHKADDDAGEYGDLKAILHFVPWGTDGASLDLMRRDRSADPGMNELLIVAALQAAPKFGITRVSLNFAMFRSALARGEKIGAGPVLRAWRGLLVFLSRWFQIESLYKFNAKFQPRWEPRFIVYRATTDLPRIGFATMQAEGFVNLALPLPRFLRRRRSAAARGCAHSVTERDARAA, via the coding sequence ATGTCGGGCGGGGTTCCGAGCCGATCAAGCCGGGCGCGGCGCATACTGCGCGGCCCGCGCCCCGAGGCCGTCCCCGGTCTGGTCGGCAGGGCGGTCGCCCTCGTCGGGCTCCTGGACATCGCCGCCGGGGTCTTCCCGCGCTTCCGGCACAGCCGTATGCACGCCATCGCCGAGGTGCTGCCCGGGTCCTTCGGGCCCTTCGCGGCGGCGCTCTCGCTGAGCGCCGGTGTGCTGCTGCTGCTGCTCGCGCACGGACTCAGGCGGCGCAAGCGCCGTGCGTGGCGCGCCGCGGTCGCGCTCCTGCCGGCCGGCGCGGTGGCCCAACTGGCCTACCGGCACTCGCTGATCGGCCTGCTGATCACGATCCTGCTGCTGGTGCCGCTGGTGTGGCACCGCCGGGAGTTCGCGGCCCTGCCCGACCCGCGCAGCCGCTGGCGGGCGCTCGCCAACTTCGTGCTGATGAGCGCCGGTTCGCTGGTCCTCGGGATGGTCATCGTCAGCGTCCACCCGCACCGCACGGTGGGCGACCCGAGCCTGGCCGCCCGGCTCACCCATGTCGTCTACGGCCTGGTCGGCTTCGAGGGCCCGGTCGACTACCAGGGCGCGACCTCCTGGACCGTCGCGTTCTCGCTCGGCGCCCTCGGCTGGCTCACCGCCGTCACCACGATCTACCTGGCCTTCCGCCCCGAGCACCCGGCCGCCCACCTCACCGAGGACGACGAGGTGAAACTTCGGGAGCTGCTGGTCAAGCACGGCCGCCGCGACTCCCTCGGCCACTTCGCGCTGCGCCGCGACAAGGCGGTCGTCTTCTCGCCCAGCGGCAAGGCGGCGGTCACCTACCGCGTCATCTCCGGCGTGATGCTCGCCAGCGGCGACCCCATCGGCGACGTCGAGGCCTGGCCGGGCGCCATCGAGCGCTTCATGGACGAGGCCAAGGCACACTCCTGGACCCCCGCGGTCGTGGGCTGCTCGGAGACCGGGGGCGAGGTGTGGACCCGCGAGACCGGCCTGGACGCCCTGGAGCTGGGCGACGAGGCGGTGGTGGACGTGGCGGATTTCTCGCTCGCCGGGCGCGCCATGCGCAACGTCCGGCAGATGGTCAAGCGCATCGAGCGGGCCGGCTACGAAACCCGGGTACGGCGTATCCATGACCTCGGCGACGCGGAACTGGAGCGCGTCCGGCGGGCCGCCGAGGACTGGCGCGGCACCGACACCGAGCGCGGCTTCTCCATGGCGCTGGGCCGCATCGGCGACCCGTCCGACGGCGACTGCCTCATAGCCACCGCCCACAAGGCCGACGACGACGCGGGCGAGTACGGCGACCTGAAGGCGATCCTGCACTTCGTGCCCTGGGGCACGGACGGCGCCTCGCTCGACCTGATGCGCCGTGACCGCAGCGCCGACCCCGGCATGAACGAACTGCTGATCGTGGCCGCCCTCCAGGCCGCCCCCAAGTTCGGCATCACCCGGGTCTCGCTGAACTTCGCCATGTTCCGCTCCGCCCTCGCGCGCGGCGAGAAGATCGGCGCGGGCCCGGTGCTGCGCGCCTGGCGCGGGCTGCTGGTGTTCCTCTCGCGCTGGTTCCAGATCGAGTCGCTGTACAAGTTCAACGCCAAGTTCCAGCCGCGCTGGGAGCCGCGCTTCATCGTCTACCGCGCCACCACCGACCTGCCCCGCATCGGCTTCGCCACCATGCAGGCCGAGGGCTTCGTCAACCTGGCCCTGCCGCTGCCCCGCTTCCTGCGCCGCCGCCGCTCGGCCGCCGCGCGCGGGTGCGCCCACTCGGTGACCGAACGGGACGCCCGCGCGGCATGA
- the folP gene encoding dihydropteroate synthase: MNNHSGRGRVAGLPAWDRCAVMGVVNVTPDSFSDGGRWFDTTAAVKHGLDLVAEGADLVDVGGESTRPGATRVDEAEELRRVVPVVRGLASEGVVVSVDTMRASVAARALEAGAVLVNDVSGGLADPGMIPVVADAGAPFVVMHWRGLLEGAAVHGVYDDVVGEVVGELRARVDAVLAGGVAPDRIVVDPGLGFSKEAEHDLALLARLDRLTALGHPLLVAASRKRFLGRVLAGPEGAPPPARERDAATAAVSALAAQAGAWAVRVHEVRATADAVRVARAVEAARTADGADGSTDGAR; the protein is encoded by the coding sequence ATGAACAACCACAGCGGGCGCGGCCGAGTGGCGGGCCTTCCGGCATGGGACCGGTGCGCGGTCATGGGGGTCGTGAACGTCACCCCCGATTCCTTCTCCGACGGCGGCCGCTGGTTCGACACCACCGCGGCCGTCAAGCACGGCCTCGACCTGGTCGCCGAGGGCGCCGACCTGGTGGACGTGGGCGGCGAGTCCACCCGTCCGGGCGCCACCCGGGTGGACGAGGCCGAGGAGCTGCGGCGGGTCGTCCCGGTCGTGCGCGGACTCGCCTCCGAGGGCGTCGTGGTCTCCGTCGACACCATGCGCGCCTCCGTCGCGGCCCGGGCCCTCGAAGCCGGCGCGGTCCTCGTCAACGACGTCAGCGGCGGGCTCGCCGACCCCGGGATGATCCCGGTGGTCGCCGACGCCGGCGCCCCCTTCGTCGTCATGCACTGGCGCGGCCTCCTGGAGGGCGCCGCCGTGCACGGCGTTTACGACGATGTCGTCGGCGAAGTCGTCGGCGAACTGCGCGCCCGGGTGGACGCCGTCCTGGCCGGCGGTGTCGCGCCGGACCGGATCGTGGTCGACCCCGGCCTCGGCTTCTCCAAGGAGGCCGAGCACGACCTCGCCCTCCTCGCCCGCCTCGACCGGCTGACCGCGCTCGGCCACCCGCTGCTGGTGGCCGCCTCCCGCAAGCGGTTCCTCGGCCGGGTTCTCGCCGGGCCCGAGGGCGCGCCCCCGCCCGCCCGGGAGCGCGACGCCGCCACCGCCGCCGTCTCCGCGCTCGCGGCGCAGGCCGGCGCCTGGGCCGTCCGCGTCCACGAGGTGCGCGCCACCGCCGACGCCGTACGGGTCGCCCGCGCGGTCGAAGCGGCCCGGACGGCGGACGGTGCGGACGGTTCGACGGACGGAGCCCGGTGA
- a CDS encoding nuclear transport factor 2 family protein yields MSAPHTDVEQVEAANTAFYEALERGDFEEVSDLWLTPADLGVDEEYHDPADSGVISCVHPGWPVLTGRGEVLRSYALIMANTDYIQFFLTDVHVSVTGDTALVTCTENILSGGPAPAEGDELGPLVGQLVVATNVFRRTPEGWKLWSHHASPVLAESDDDTEADDDGTKGLNPDDGPLG; encoded by the coding sequence GTGAGCGCCCCGCACACCGACGTCGAACAGGTCGAAGCCGCCAACACCGCCTTCTACGAGGCCCTGGAACGCGGCGACTTCGAGGAGGTCTCGGACCTCTGGCTCACCCCCGCCGACCTGGGCGTGGACGAGGAGTACCACGACCCCGCGGACAGTGGCGTGATCTCCTGCGTGCACCCGGGCTGGCCGGTGCTCACGGGGCGCGGCGAGGTGCTCAGGTCGTACGCCCTGATCATGGCGAACACCGACTACATCCAGTTCTTCCTGACCGACGTCCATGTCTCCGTCACCGGTGACACCGCGCTGGTCACCTGCACCGAGAACATCCTCAGCGGCGGCCCCGCCCCGGCGGAGGGCGACGAACTCGGGCCGCTGGTCGGCCAGCTCGTCGTCGCCACCAATGTGTTCCGGCGCACCCCCGAGGGCTGGAAGCTCTGGTCGCACCACGCCTCCCCCGTGCTCGCCGAGAGCGACGACGACACCGAGGCCGACGACGACGGCACGAAAGGGCTGAATCCGGACGACGGTCCCCTCGGCTGA
- the folB gene encoding dihydroneopterin aldolase — protein MDRVALRGLKARGHHGVFPREREEGQTFLVDLVLGLDTRPAAADDDLTRTVHYGIVAEEVVAVVEGEPVNLIETLAERIAQTCLKHEGVQEVEVCVHKPDAPITVPFDDVTVTITRSRV, from the coding sequence GTGGATCGTGTCGCGCTGCGCGGCCTGAAGGCTCGTGGGCACCATGGTGTGTTCCCCAGGGAGCGCGAGGAGGGCCAGACCTTCCTCGTGGACCTCGTCCTCGGCCTGGACACCCGGCCGGCCGCGGCCGACGACGACCTGACGAGGACCGTGCACTACGGCATCGTGGCCGAGGAGGTCGTGGCCGTGGTCGAGGGCGAGCCGGTGAACCTCATCGAGACCCTCGCCGAGCGGATCGCCCAGACCTGCCTGAAACACGAAGGGGTCCAGGAGGTCGAGGTGTGCGTCCACAAACCGGACGCCCCGATCACCGTCCCCTTCGACGACGTGACCGTCACCATCACCCGGAGCCGAGTATGA
- the folK gene encoding 2-amino-4-hydroxy-6-hydroxymethyldihydropteridine diphosphokinase → MTRPFVQGHSDPTVQPVPASVVERVDAADTTLQNPKWAVISIGSNLGNRLETLQGAVDALEDTPGVRVKAVSPVYETEPWGVEPGSQPSYFNAVVALKTTLPPSSLLERGHAIEEAFNRVRDERWAPRTLDVDIVAYADVTSDDPQLTLPHPRAHERAFVLAPWHDVDPGAQVPGRGAVADLLAAVTREGVEPRADLELRLPE, encoded by the coding sequence ATGACCCGACCTTTCGTCCAGGGTCACAGTGACCCGACCGTCCAGCCGGTGCCCGCCTCCGTCGTCGAGCGGGTGGACGCGGCGGACACCACCCTCCAGAACCCCAAGTGGGCCGTGATCTCCATCGGTTCCAACCTCGGCAACCGCCTGGAGACCCTCCAGGGCGCCGTGGACGCGCTGGAGGACACGCCCGGCGTCCGCGTGAAGGCCGTGTCGCCGGTCTACGAGACCGAGCCCTGGGGCGTCGAGCCCGGCAGCCAGCCGTCGTACTTCAACGCGGTCGTGGCCCTGAAGACCACCCTGCCGCCGTCCTCCCTGCTGGAGCGGGGGCATGCCATCGAGGAGGCGTTCAACCGCGTCCGCGACGAACGCTGGGCCCCGCGCACCCTGGACGTGGACATCGTGGCCTACGCCGATGTCACCTCCGACGACCCGCAGCTGACCCTGCCCCACCCGCGCGCCCATGAGCGCGCCTTCGTGCTCGCGCCCTGGCACGACGTGGACCCCGGCGCCCAGGTGCCCGGCCGCGGCGCCGTGGCCGACCTGCTCGCCGCCGTCACCCGCGAAGGTGTCGAGCCGCGCGCGGACCTGGAACTCCGACTGCCCGAATAG
- a CDS encoding DUF3180 domain-containing protein produces MRELRIRVLVGVFVVAGILSWAGARLWNSIGTLPSVPLAAPVVLALIAVVLLATALSLRARFKAQRERRPGAKGVDPLMAARAVVFAQASALVAALVAGMYGGTGVFLLELLDLPARRDQAFYAGFSVLAGLAVIAAAIFLERVCKLPEDDDQDHHQGAEPAS; encoded by the coding sequence GTGAGAGAGCTGCGCATCAGGGTGCTGGTCGGCGTGTTCGTCGTGGCGGGCATCCTGTCCTGGGCGGGCGCCCGCCTCTGGAACTCGATCGGGACCCTGCCCAGCGTCCCCCTGGCCGCACCCGTCGTGCTCGCCCTGATCGCCGTGGTCCTGCTGGCCACGGCGCTCTCGCTGCGGGCCCGCTTCAAGGCCCAGCGCGAGCGGCGCCCCGGCGCGAAGGGCGTCGATCCGCTGATGGCGGCCCGCGCGGTCGTCTTCGCCCAGGCCAGCGCCCTGGTCGCCGCCCTCGTCGCCGGGATGTACGGCGGCACGGGCGTGTTCCTGCTGGAGCTGCTCGACCTCCCGGCGCGCCGCGACCAGGCCTTCTACGCCGGGTTCTCCGTCCTGGCCGGACTCGCCGTCATAGCGGCCGCCATCTTCCTGGAGCGCGTCTGCAAGCTCCCCGAGGACGACGACCAGGACCACCACCAGGGCGCGGAACCGGCGTCCTGA
- the folE gene encoding GTP cyclohydrolase I FolE yields MTDPVTLDSERPVGEFDEKRAENAVRELLIAIGEDPDREGLRETPARVARAYQEIFAGLWQKPEDVLTTTFDLGHDEMVLVKDIEVYSTCEHHLVPFRGVAHVGYIPSVSGKITGLSKLARLVDVYARRPQVQERLTTQIADSLMEILEPRGVIVVVECEHMCMSMRGIRKPGAKTITSAVRGQLRDAATRNEAMSLIMAR; encoded by the coding sequence ATGACCGACCCGGTGACGCTGGACAGCGAGCGCCCCGTCGGCGAGTTCGACGAGAAGCGCGCCGAGAACGCCGTACGCGAGCTGCTGATCGCCATCGGTGAGGACCCCGACCGCGAGGGACTGCGGGAGACGCCGGCCCGGGTGGCGCGGGCGTACCAGGAGATCTTCGCCGGCCTGTGGCAGAAGCCGGAGGACGTGCTCACCACGACGTTCGACCTGGGCCACGACGAGATGGTCCTGGTCAAGGACATCGAGGTGTACTCGACCTGCGAGCACCACCTGGTGCCGTTCCGGGGCGTCGCCCATGTCGGCTACATCCCGTCGGTCTCCGGGAAGATCACCGGCCTGTCCAAGCTGGCCCGCCTGGTGGACGTCTACGCCCGCCGGCCGCAGGTGCAGGAGCGGCTCACCACGCAGATCGCGGACTCCCTGATGGAGATCCTGGAGCCGCGCGGTGTCATCGTGGTCGTCGAGTGCGAGCACATGTGCATGTCGATGCGCGGCATCCGCAAGCCGGGCGCCAAGACCATAACGTCCGCGGTGCGCGGTCAGCTGCGGGACGCGGCGACCCGCAACGAGGCCATGAGCCTGATCATGGCGCGCTGA
- the ftsH gene encoding ATP-dependent zinc metalloprotease FtsH: MDVKRYFRGPVMWIVLAVLAVVVLMQVVGSSGGYKSVDTGQVVAAINANRVQSAKLTTGDEQTVKVTLKDGQKVEGSSKIQASYIGDQGAQLADNLQTRYQNKQIPDGYTISPSKQNPFVGVLLSLLPFVLIVVVFLFLMNQMQGGGSRVMNFGKSKAKLITKDTPKTTFSDVAGCDEAVEELHEIKEFLQEPAKFQAVGAKIPKGVLLYGRPGTGKTLLARAVAGEAGVPFYSISGSDFVEMFVGVGASRVRDLFEQAKANAPAIVFVDEIDAVGRHRGAGLGGGHDEREQTLNQLLVEMDGFDVKGGVILIAATNRPDILDPALLRPGRFDRQIAVDPPDLQGRLEILKVHQKGKPVAADVDLAAVARRTPGMTGADLANVLNEAALLTARSDQKLIDNKALDEAIDRVVAGPQKRTRIMSDKEKKITAYHEGGHALVAAASPNSDPVHKITILSRGRALGYTMVLPDEDKYSTTRNEMLDQLAYMLGGRAAEELVFHDPTTGAANDIEKATNLARAMVTQYGMTERLGAIKFGGDNSEPFLGREMAHQRDYSEEVAALVDEEVKKLIETAHNEAWEILVENRDVLDHLVLQLLEKETLGKEEIAEVFASIVKRPARPAWTGSSRRTPSTRPPVLSPKELALTNGANGTTAAISTVKSTATESAPVTDQTPEERPES, from the coding sequence ATGGACGTGAAGCGATACTTCCGTGGGCCGGTCATGTGGATCGTGCTGGCCGTCCTTGCCGTGGTCGTGTTGATGCAGGTCGTCGGCTCGTCCGGCGGCTACAAGTCGGTGGACACCGGCCAGGTCGTCGCGGCGATCAATGCCAACAGGGTCCAGTCGGCCAAGCTGACCACCGGCGACGAGCAGACCGTCAAGGTCACGCTCAAGGACGGTCAGAAGGTCGAGGGCAGCTCCAAGATCCAGGCGAGCTACATCGGTGACCAGGGCGCTCAGCTCGCCGACAATCTCCAGACCAGGTACCAGAACAAGCAGATCCCGGACGGCTACACCATCTCGCCGTCGAAGCAGAACCCGTTCGTCGGTGTGCTGCTCTCCCTGCTGCCGTTCGTTCTGATCGTCGTCGTCTTCCTGTTCCTGATGAACCAGATGCAGGGCGGCGGCTCCCGGGTCATGAACTTCGGGAAGTCCAAGGCCAAGCTCATCACCAAGGACACCCCGAAGACGACCTTCTCCGACGTCGCCGGCTGCGACGAGGCCGTCGAGGAACTCCACGAGATCAAGGAGTTCCTCCAGGAGCCGGCCAAGTTCCAGGCCGTCGGCGCCAAGATCCCCAAGGGTGTGCTGCTCTACGGCCGCCCGGGTACCGGCAAGACCCTGCTGGCGCGTGCCGTCGCGGGCGAGGCCGGGGTGCCCTTCTACTCGATCTCCGGCTCGGACTTCGTGGAGATGTTCGTCGGTGTCGGCGCCTCCCGTGTCCGCGACCTGTTCGAGCAGGCCAAGGCGAACGCCCCGGCGATCGTCTTCGTGGACGAGATCGACGCGGTCGGCCGCCACCGCGGCGCCGGCCTCGGCGGTGGTCACGACGAGCGCGAGCAGACCCTCAACCAGCTGCTGGTCGAGATGGACGGCTTCGACGTCAAGGGCGGCGTGATCCTGATCGCGGCGACCAACCGGCCCGACATCCTGGACCCGGCGCTGCTGCGTCCCGGCCGGTTCGACCGCCAGATCGCCGTCGACCCGCCGGACCTCCAGGGCCGTCTGGAGATCCTCAAGGTCCACCAGAAGGGCAAGCCGGTCGCCGCCGACGTCGACCTGGCCGCCGTCGCCCGCCGTACCCCCGGCATGACCGGCGCCGACCTGGCCAACGTGCTGAACGAGGCGGCGCTGCTCACCGCCCGCAGCGACCAGAAGCTGATCGACAACAAGGCGCTGGACGAGGCGATCGACCGCGTGGTCGCGGGCCCGCAGAAGCGGACCCGGATCATGTCGGACAAGGAGAAGAAGATCACCGCGTACCACGAGGGCGGTCACGCTCTGGTCGCGGCGGCCTCGCCGAACTCCGATCCGGTGCACAAGATCACGATCCTGTCCCGCGGCCGCGCCCTCGGCTACACCATGGTCCTGCCGGACGAGGACAAGTACTCGACCACGCGCAACGAGATGCTCGACCAGCTCGCCTACATGCTGGGCGGCCGGGCGGCCGAGGAACTGGTCTTCCACGACCCGACCACCGGTGCCGCCAACGACATCGAGAAGGCCACCAACCTGGCCCGCGCGATGGTCACCCAGTACGGCATGACCGAGCGGCTCGGCGCCATCAAGTTCGGCGGCGACAACAGCGAGCCCTTCCTCGGCCGTGAGATGGCGCACCAGCGCGACTACTCGGAAGAGGTCGCCGCGCTGGTGGACGAAGAGGTCAAGAAGCTCATCGAGACCGCGCACAACGAGGCCTGGGAGATCCTGGTCGAGAACCGCGACGTGCTCGACCACCTCGTGCTCCAGCTGCTGGAGAAGGAGACGCTGGGCAAGGAGGAGATCGCCGAGGTCTTCGCCTCCATCGTCAAGCGCCCGGCGCGGCCCGCCTGGACCGGCTCCTCGCGTCGTACCCCCTCCACCCGCCCGCCGGTGCTCTCCCCCAAGGAGCTGGCACTGACCAACGGTGCGAACGGCACGACGGCCGCGATCAGCACGGTCAAGTCCACCGCCACCGAGTCCGCCCCCGTGACGGACCAGACCCCGGAGGAGCGCCCGGAGAGCTGA
- the hpt gene encoding hypoxanthine phosphoribosyltransferase produces the protein MRVDAKDMGADLEKVLITKEEIDAKLAELAAKIDAEYAGKDLLIVGVLKGAVMVMADLARALSTPVTMDWMAVSSYGAGTQSSGVVRILKDLDTDIKGRDVLIVEDIIDSGLTLSWLINNLGSREPASLKVCTLLRKPDAAKVAIDVEWVGFDIPNEFVVGYGLDYAEKYRNLPFVGTLAPHVYGG, from the coding sequence ATGCGGGTGGACGCGAAAGACATGGGTGCCGACCTCGAGAAGGTGCTCATCACCAAGGAAGAGATCGACGCCAAGCTGGCCGAGCTGGCCGCGAAGATCGACGCGGAGTACGCGGGCAAGGACCTGCTGATCGTCGGCGTCCTCAAGGGCGCGGTGATGGTCATGGCGGACCTCGCCCGGGCGCTTTCCACCCCGGTCACCATGGACTGGATGGCCGTGTCCTCCTACGGTGCGGGCACCCAGTCCTCCGGTGTCGTGCGCATCCTCAAGGACCTCGACACCGACATCAAGGGCCGTGACGTCCTGATCGTCGAGGACATCATCGACTCCGGTCTGACCCTGTCCTGGCTGATCAACAACCTCGGTTCGCGCGAGCCCGCCTCCCTCAAGGTGTGCACGCTGCTGCGCAAGCCGGACGCCGCCAAGGTCGCCATCGACGTGGAATGGGTCGGCTTCGACATTCCGAACGAGTTCGTCGTCGGTTACGGCCTGGACTACGCCGAGAAGTACCGCAACCTGCCGTTCGTCGGTACGCTCGCGCCGCACGTCTACGGCGGCTGA
- the tilS gene encoding tRNA lysidine(34) synthetase TilS, protein MGPHPAVAAIRLAVRRVLHDILNTLPTSGERPDRLAERLPSPLGSTLVSAPASPLVLVACSGGADSMALASALAFEAPRLGLRAGGITVDHGLQPGSDLRADEVALRMRGLGLDPVESVSVDVGRDGGPEAAARDARYAALDAALDRHGAAAVLLGHTRDDQAETVLLGLARGSGIRSLSGMAAVSGAGGRYRRPFLHLDRQTARKACMVQSLPVWDDPHNTDPAYTRSRLRHEGLPALEKALGKGVVEALARTAQLSRDDADALDSWASQAEESVRDATGLLECAKLYALPPAVRRRILRRAAIEAGAPAGSLFARHIEEVDRLITGWRGQGAINLPGRVVAQRQGGRLVIRQG, encoded by the coding sequence ATGGGTCCCCATCCTGCGGTCGCGGCGATACGCCTGGCGGTCCGCCGCGTCCTCCACGACATCCTGAACACCCTCCCGACCTCCGGCGAGCGCCCGGACCGGCTGGCCGAGCGGCTCCCCTCCCCGCTCGGATCCACCCTCGTGTCCGCGCCCGCGAGCCCCCTCGTGCTCGTCGCGTGCTCCGGCGGCGCCGACTCCATGGCCCTCGCCTCCGCCCTCGCCTTCGAAGCCCCCCGGCTCGGCCTGCGCGCCGGCGGCATCACCGTCGACCACGGCCTGCAGCCCGGCTCCGACCTGCGCGCCGACGAGGTCGCCCTGCGCATGCGCGGCCTCGGCCTCGACCCCGTCGAATCCGTCTCCGTCGACGTCGGCCGCGACGGCGGACCCGAGGCCGCCGCCCGGGACGCCCGCTACGCCGCCCTGGACGCCGCGCTCGACCGCCACGGCGCCGCCGCGGTCCTGCTCGGCCACACCCGCGACGACCAGGCCGAGACCGTCCTGCTGGGCCTCGCCCGCGGCTCCGGCATCCGCTCCCTGTCCGGAATGGCCGCGGTCTCGGGGGCCGGCGGCCGTTACCGGCGCCCCTTCCTCCACCTCGACCGGCAGACCGCCCGCAAGGCCTGCATGGTCCAGTCCCTGCCCGTCTGGGACGACCCCCACAACACCGACCCCGCCTACACCCGCTCCCGGCTGCGCCACGAGGGCCTGCCCGCCCTGGAGAAGGCCCTCGGCAAGGGCGTCGTCGAGGCGCTCGCCCGCACCGCCCAGCTCTCCCGCGACGACGCCGACGCCCTCGACTCCTGGGCCAGCCAGGCCGAGGAGTCCGTACGGGACGCCACGGGGCTGCTGGAGTGCGCCAAGCTCTACGCCCTGCCGCCCGCCGTGCGCCGCCGGATCCTGCGCCGCGCCGCCATCGAGGCGGGCGCCCCGGCCGGTTCCCTGTTCGCCCGTCACATCGAGGAAGTCGACCGCCTGATCACCGGCTGGCGCGGCCAGGGAGCCATCAATCTCCCGGGCCGGGTCGTCGCCCAGCGGCAGGGTGGCAGACTGGTGATTCGGCAAGGCTGA